The window AAGGTctcgggggctcctccagtctctgtcagaccatgaaatctgctcaaacatgaatctgagctctgttctacaTTTGTATCCTGTTTTGTCCGAGAatgtgtgttgtgttccctggtagGACACTCATtgctggcagccaggcaccatctagttgttctggtctcaggctggtgcagTCTCTGCTTCATGTACTCCTTTAgtactttgggctaatattttctgtgtgtgtgtggttttcttcattctcctttgctccaaatgggatgggatgaagaatttttgaaagagggttgatggttgcacaacattgtcaaTGTAACTAATGCATTTGTACACTTAAGatgtttaaaatggcaaatttattttttacgtgtattttacaatagtttttaaattcacttataagaaacaaaaacaaataatgtcTACTTAGCTCATACAAAAAAGATATCAGAAACTTCGATAGATTCTGCACCctctgttataaaaacaaaacaaaaatgggatGCCATATTTTTCATAGTTTTGAAATTGACTATTTTTAGAGACGTATTTACTAAAAAATTGTGCATCAAGTACACAGTCCCCATGCACCCCACCTACACCCAGTGTTTctcctattaacatcttgcatcaCTGTGGTGTGGGGTACGTTTGTAACAACTGGCACATCAATAGTGAGACGTGGTTTTTAACTAAAATACATAGACTTCatcagggttcactctttgtgttaggttttgataaatgcataatgtcatgagTCCATCATTACATACCCTACAGAATAGTTACGCAGTTGTAAAAATTCCCTGGGCTCCACCTATtcgttcctcctccctctccccaaacccctggcaatcAATGATCTTTGTACTGCCTCTACAGTTCATACTTTTCCAGAACGTCATCGGCTTGGGATCACACAGGATGTAGCTTTTCTAGACcagcttctttcatttagtgtGGATTTGAGATTCTTCCATAACTTTTCCTACCTTgatagcttaattattttcatcGCTGAATAATACACCATTGCATGGATGTCTCactatttgtttacccatttacctattcaatgacattttgggtgctttcaattattgtaattatgaagaaagctgctataaacatttgtgagcaggtttttatatggatatatgtttttaactcatgtgggtaaatatctaggagtgttACTGCTGGATCAGAATGGGAGGCCTGTGTTTAGATTTTGAAGGAACTGTCAGCTTGTATTCCAAAGTGGAATTCCcatggaatacaatttttttcaaaaaacactcTTAAACTAAATACAAGAAGAGTGCATTTCATTGTATACAAAATAACAtccataaaaatattaacaaatataaAACCACATTTGCTCCTGGCTAGTCCCTACAGGCTTATTTGTTATAGTCAAGGACTTTCCGAAAGGTAAAATTTGGCTTGGACTGAGAAAGtaagaaacactgatgaagacaaCTCCATAGTGAAAATGAAACTTTCATAGGCACAAAGGAATTCGAATGACCCCTTCTTGGAGGTAGTACTGCTTTGTTACACACTGAGAAACTTTGTTCTTTTATCACTGACTTTCAGAAATTTGCTgtttgaaattacagaattaagaaTGAAACACCCCCCTTTAGACAGAGTAGTCTCTCCACAGTGAGATCTTATATGTGATATGAGGTGTGATgaacaaggaaaggctttctcacaCTCCTGACATTCCTAAGTCCTCCACGATGAGTTTTTATATGTCTTCTGAAGGACGAGAAATCacgaaggccttcccacattccttacattgatatggcctctctccagtatgaactCTTCTATGTGTCACGAGGTCTGAGGACtgtctaaaggctttcccacactgtttacattcataaggcttctctccactgtgagttcttatatgtttaGTGAGGAATGAgacctgactaaaggctttcccacattgtgtACGTTTATATGCcttgtctccactgtgagttcttctgTGATTACTGAGATGTGAGGAACaattaaaggcttttccacattccttacattcgtaaGGCCTTTCTCCACTGTGAATCCTTCTATGTACAGTGAGGTTTGAGGATTGCCTAAaaactttcccacattccttacattcataaggcctctctccactgtgaattcttatatgtgaagtgaaGGTAGAAGAATACTTAAAtgatttcccacattccttacattcataaggcctgacAGCGCTATGAATTCTCCTATGCAAAGCGATGGCTGAAGAAtacctaaaggctttcccacattccttacattgatATGGCCTTTCTCCAGTATGAATCCTTCTATGTGATATGAGGCCTGAGAACTGCctaaaagctttcccacattgcttacattcataaggcttctctccactgtgagttgttatatgtgtagtgagggttGAGACCCgactaaaggttttcccacattccttacattcataaggcctctgcccagtgtgagttcttatatgggtAGTGAGGTGTCCTGACTGACTAAAgcctttcccacattcctgacattcataaggcctctctccactgtgagttcgcatATGCTTAGTGAGGTATGAGGGccatctaaaggctttcccacattcattacattcgtAAGGCCTCTCTTCACTGTGAGTTCCTAAATGTGCagtgagggctgaggaaaaaCTAAAGGCTTTCCTAAATTCCCTACATTCATAGGGCTTATCTCTGTTATAGAAAAGGAGGGATAAAGGGTCACTAGAAGAACTTTCTTTACATTCACCCTTGTGACCTCTCACATGTGTCCAAAAGGACGAGAAACTACAGAAATCTTTCCCATACTCATTACATTTATACTGATTGTCACTAGTGAGTGTTGTCACAGGATTCTTAAGAGTTGAGATACAAATGAAATCCTTCCCACATACCTCACACTTATGGGGTTTCTTGCCACTAAGAGGTCTCATAGGAGTGGTACCACCACAGGCTTCTCTAGATGCAATAAACTGACAGGCATGGTGGTTATGTGATGAGGGATCCATGATGGCTTTTTCACAGTCAGAGCATTCAAAAGGATTtacttctggaggatttcttttcTGCACGGTAAGATTTGGAACCCGgctgaaggttttcccacactGATTGCCTTCGTTACTTTCACAGAGGTTTTCTACTGTATGAATTCTGTTAAAAACAGGTAACATGTTGGAAATCAATTATTTCCACTTCCTCATTACCAAACAAAGTGAACACGCAGTTTTTGGCTTGACTTCTCTCCTGTTTCATAGTTTAAATCATCTAGCAGAAATACTACCATAATTGTCactgtttttctaaaatatgaggCTTTCTGATCATTGTGTGTaagtgaaatatgtttcaaatactcaATGTCTGACACACATTTATGAAAAAGTTGTGAAAATTCCCTGAACACGTAAGTTTACAGCAAAgtttatacatatacaaatatacatacacatatatatttatatatgtatgagtACAtgtcagggctttgaactggttcgtaTTACTTCAAAAATTGCCAACGTAAATAAGGTCAGTGTTTGCGTTGAATATCTGCTGCCCATCGGATTTAAACCTGTGTTGGAAACACCACAGGGCCCTGAACAAAGATGGCAGGCAATCTCATAGGTTTCAACGCGTGTCGCTCCGCACAGTACTGTGAATAATCCCACCGGCATGGATTCCAAAAAAGTTTCAGGAACCTGCTGCAGAATCCTGAATAGCAGGAGTATGACGagaaacacacattcaaagcagtgtaGTGGGACACCGTGTTTGTGCAGGGCACCGCCAACTGTTCTCTGCTCAGGTCAAAATCCAACAGGCAATAGGTTTGGAGGCTATGCAATGCGTACACCAACCTTCTTTATGTTTACAATTACTGAACTGTTGTGAAACAGTTGGAAACCTTGGTATACACACATGAACATACGAATGTGTATTTTAAGGTCATCACAACTCAGGATTGTCTCGTGAAGCACCGCTTTCTCTTCtttgaatgacactcacctcaaacGTCTCTCTTGGTTTTTATGATCATCTTTATTACTATGTAATTCAGAGATTTCTCCTAACGTGGACGACCAGatgttattttttatgtatcGCATCATTATATGTTTCCTGGGTAACTTTTCTCCATCCTTAAGGTTTCCAAAATCTGACCCAATAATTCAAGTTGAGGTTCGCGAtatgaaacaaacagaaagaaattatTAGGGGAAAAAGGACCACTGTTAATAAAGACGTAGCCACATTTCACGGTTTCAGCACTTTACCAATGGTTTAGAAGCAATTTACTAGGACATACTTTTAGGAACCTTGAGAGTAATGGTGACATGAATAAGCGTAATTAGAGCTAAGTAGAAAGATATTGGACACGATATACATGTaacattaaatgagaaaaaggatCCGCATGACCGCAGCTGTGAAAGGATcactaaagtcagaaaaggaagcTCAGGTTTCCATGAAGTTGTGTCTCTGGGAAAACAAATGTGTAGAGCTGACATGGTGCTCATGAAGAAACGCTTATCATGAGGGAAGTCAGTGAAGAGTAATGAGGAGTTCCTTGATATTGAGC is drawn from Loxodonta africana isolate mLoxAfr1 chromosome X, mLoxAfr1.hap2, whole genome shotgun sequence and contains these coding sequences:
- the LOC135228877 gene encoding zinc finger protein OZF-like, with protein sequence MLPVFNRIHTVENLCESNEGNQCGKTFSRVPNLTVQKRNPPEVNPFECSDCEKAIMDPSSHNHHACQFIASREACGGTTPMRPLSGKKPHKCEVCGKDFICISTLKNPVTTLTSDNQYKCNEYGKDFCSFSSFWTHVRGHKGECKESSSSDPLSLLFYNRDKPYECREFRKAFSFSSALTAHLGTHSEERPYECNECGKAFRWPSYLTKHMRTHSGERPYECQECGKGFSQSGHLTTHIRTHTGQRPYECKECGKTFSRVSTLTTHITTHSGEKPYECKQCGKAFRQFSGLISHRRIHTGERPYQCKECGKAFRYSSAIALHRRIHSAVRPYECKECGKSFKYSSTFTSHIRIHSGERPYECKECGKVFRQSSNLTVHRRIHSGERPYECKECGKAFNCSSHLSNHRRTHSGDKAYKRTQCGKAFSQVSFLTKHIRTHSGEKPYECKQCGKAFRQSSDLVTHRRVHTGERPYQCKECGKAFVISRPSEDI